The following nucleotide sequence is from Gemmatimonadota bacterium.
GGCCCCGGTCCCGCTGCCGGATCTGATCCCCGGTGGACGGCTCGTCCAGCAGGAAGGTGAAGTTGCTGAAGAGGTCGAGATCGTAGTGGATCGCGTAGGCATCGACCCGCTGGCTGCTCGAGCTTCCGATCCGCATCCAGGTGCCGGACAGGCTGTAGCGCGAGCTCTCGCCCCCCAACGTCGGATCGAGCTGACCGAAGCGCCCGATCTGCCCGGACTGCACGGCGCGGAGCGGGATCTGATCCGACGACTGCCAGCGATTGTGGTAGGCCAGCGCCAGCAACGACACGACACTCCCGGGGCGCTCCCGGCTCCAGCGCGCCATGCCGCTCAGCTTGCGCAGGTCCTGCGGTTTCTCCCACGGCCCGTCGTATCCCTTCACCTCGGCGCCCGCGAGCAGGGTGCCGCCTCCAGCCGCGGCCGACGCGGCGGCCACGGCGCGCGCGAAGCCGTTCTCCCCCAGACCGGCGGAGAAAAGAGGACGATCGAGCGTGCGGCGCAGCCGCAGGTGCGCACCGCCCGCGCTGCCGAAGTCGCCGATCTCGGCGTAGTAGTTCCCGAGCGAATACTCGACGTGGTCGACCAGCTCGGGGATGATGAAGTTGAGATCGGTGTAGCCCTGTCCGTGGGCATGGGTGGGGACGTTGACCGGCATCCCCTCGATGCGGGTCGAGAAGTCCGTGCCGTGATCCAGATTGAAGCCGCGCACGAACATCTGGTTGGATTTCCCATCCCCGCTGTGCTGCGTGAGGATCATCCCGGGGACCGTCTCCAGCAGCTCGGCCTCCCGGGTGAGCGGGCGGAGGCGCAGGTCGCGCAGGCCCACATAGCCCACGGATGCCGTGGACACCGTGCCGACGAGGTCGTCGATCCGGCCCTCGACGACGATGGGTTCCAGGACGTAGACCAGGGTGTCCCCGGCGCCCGCGGGACGCGGGGCCGGGCTCTGGGCCTCGAGCCCTCCAGCGACCGTGAGGACCGCGAGGGTGGCGAGACCGAACGGGCGAATCAAGGAATGCATGTGCCTCTGCTCGTTCCAGGAGTGACGTGCAGCCCGGAGCGGACCGCCCGCACGGCGACTCCCGGCTGCGCCGGGTGTCCCTCGCGGGCGCACGGCGCGTATACGCCGCGTGCACGACAAGTGGTTTGGACGGGACGAGCGTCAGCCGCGGGGAGGGGGGAGCAGCGGCCGGAGTCGGAAGGCGAGCGGAGGACCGGCGTGGTCCTCGAAGCGTTCGGCGGTGGAGACGGGACTCCACGAGACCCGTGGGACCTCCGCCACCGGGCCGGTCGGAAGGTCGCGCGGAGCGGGAGCGACCGGCGACTCCTCGTCGGTCTGCTCGGCCAGCTCCAACAGCACACCCACCGCGGCGTCGTGCGCGTGGAGCGGGCCGCCCCCGTGCGCGTGCACGATGCGGCGCGTCTCCGCGGCGGGCGGAGGCGCGTCGGCCCCGGGGTGTTCGAGCCCCAGGGCCACGGCCGCACGCCGCTGTTCGGCGGCGTAGGAGACCAGGTGCTGGAGTCCGTGGCCGGATGTCGCCACCAGGTCCAGCGCGACGGGAGCCACATATGCCGCCACCGCGAGCAGCCCCGGGAGGAGCCGTCGGCCGGAGAGGCGGCGCAGGGACATGGGCGGTCGGACCCTAGACCAGCGTCTGCACGCCCATCATGGACGCGGAGGCGGGGTCGCCGGTGACCACGCGGCGGTGATAGTCGAGCTGTCCCAGGTGATAGCCCAGGTGGACGGCCAGGTGCAGGAGGAAGCGCCCGATCGGTGCCGAGGCGCCGTTGGGCATCGTGAACGGCCGCTCCAGGACCTCGGGATCCACTCCGTCCAGCGCGCCCAGCACCTCGGTGCGGGCGGCGTCCAGCCGGGCCAGCAGCTCGCTCCGGGGCAGGTCGCGATCGCCGAACTCCCCCTCCCGGTCCCGCACGTACCCGGTGCCGCCCAGGTGTGCGCCGATGAAATGGCGCAGGTTGCCCACCAGGTGCAGGGCCAGCGTGCCCGCACTGTTGGGGAGGCCGTCGGGCAACGCCCACACGGAGGCGTCGTCGGGATAGAGCTCGAGCTGGCGCTGGAGCCCGTCCAACTCCCGCCCGATCATCCGCCGCAGGTCGGCGATCACGGCCGCGCCGTTCACGAGACGGCCCTCGGCTTCTTCTGGCGCGCCTTCAGGTGATCCTCCATCTCCAGGCGCGGCACGCCCTGGGTCCACCAGTCGGGCGCCGGCGCGCCGCGCAGGTAGTGGTCGAAGAACTCCATCATGCGGCCGGTATAGTCCTTCTGGTTCTTGGGCTCACGCAGCCCGTGGTTCTCTCCCACGTACTGCAGCAACACCACGTCCTTCTCCAGCTCGCGCAGGGTGTTGAAGAACGTGATGCCCTGGTTGAAGTCCACCGCGCCATCCTTCTCGTTGTGCAGCAGCACCACCGGCGTGGTGGCGTGGTCGGCATGGAAGGCCGGGGAGTTGCGGATGTAGGCGTCGTAGTTCTCGATGAAGTTGCCCTTGAAGCGGCCCTGGCTGGACTCGAAGATGGCCATGTCGGCCGAGCCGGTGTTCCAGTAGATGGAGCTGTACATGCTCACCATGTCGGTGAGCGGCGCACCCGAGACGATCCCGGCGAACAGGTCGGTCTGCGTGAGCAGGAAGGCGGACTGATACCCGCCCCAGGAATGGCCGTGCAGCCCCACGTGCGCTTCGTCCACCACCCCGGTGGCGATGGCCGCATGCACGGCCGGAATCACACACCACACGGCGGACATGCCGGGATCGTTGATCGTGTAGACGATGTCCGGCATCAGCACGGCGTAGCCGCGGCTGGTGTACACGCTGGGGTTGAAGGCACGGGTTTCGTTCGGCAGCGAATAGCTGTGCAGGTTCTGCGACAGCTTCTCGTAGATGTAGACGACCGTGGGATAGGACTGACCGGGCTGATAATCCGCCGGCAGGAAGAGCGCCGCCTGCAGCGAGTCGCCCTTGTCGCTGACGTAGTCCACCAGGCGCGCGCCGGCCGACCAGGCGAAGTCCGCCTGCTGCGGGTTGGCGTCCGTCAGGCGCGTCGGGGACGTGAAGGATCCCCGTGCAGCCCACCAGTCCGGAAACGTCACGAAGGTCTCGCGCGCGAACACGAACGTCTCGGTGTCCCGGGCCCGCTGCACCGAGAAGGAGGCGTCGTCCCACAGCAGCCGCTCCGTGCGCCGCTGACCCGGCCGCAGCCGCTCCAGACCGCCCTTCTTGGTGCGCTCGCCGTATGCGGTGAAGTAGACGGGCTTGCTGAAGTCGATGCCCTTCTCCTCCGGGTCGTACGCGACGCGTCTGGGATGACGCACGCCGGTCTCGCGGCCGTCCACGGTCAGGTTCACCGCCGCTCCGCCGTCCACCGGGACCCGCCAGACGTCCCAGTCGTCGTTGAGCACCACGCTCCTCGAGTCCGCCGCCCATCCCATCGGCGCCAGCGGCGGGTCCTCCACGTTGTGATCGTCCTCCACGTCCACGAAGGAGGTCGGCAGACCTTCCGTGATCGAGCGTGTGCGTCCGGTGGTGAAATCGTAGACGTGGTAGTGCCGATCCGTGTAGTAGAGCAGCTTGGATCCGTCCGGAGAGGGGAAGACGGGCCAGCGCTGCGCGCGGAGCAGCAGGGTGGCCTCACCGGTGCGGGCGTCGAGCGCGTAGACGTCCCGGCGGCGGCCGCCGTCGATGGCGTCCCGCAGGGCATAGTCGCGCTGGTCGTAGCCCACCGCGTAGCGCTCGCCCGCCAGCAGATCGACCTCGCGGATCTCGTCGGTCGCCAGACGCGCGAAGCTCCCGTCCGCCACCCGGAACGCGCCCAGCCAGCTGTAGCGCCGGTCCCGGCTCTCCTCCACCTGCTGCTGGGACTGCAGGCGGGGATCGCGTCCGTGCCAGAGCACCAACGTGGGCAGATCGTCCTCACCGCTGAGATCCGGCGGAGACGACTGCATGGCCCCCGGCGTGCCGGCTGCCGGCCGTACGTCCGGCCGCTCGTTGCCGGAGTCCTTCTCGGTGCGCGGCTCGGTCAGGCCCACGAAGAGCGCCGCCCGGTCGTCCGACCACTCCGGCGCAGCCGCCTGGCTGATGCGGAGGCCGGTCGGGAATCCGCGGGCTTCGGCCGGGTCCAGCGTGACGGTCCGCACCTGCCCCCGATCGAGCCCGGTCCAGCCGAGCGCCACGAACGACGTATCCGACGTGGTGGTGTCGATCGTGCCACGCAGCACCGCGAGCGCGAGCCCCTCGTCCGCCCACGCGAGCTGGGTGTAGGGCTTGGTGTCGCTGTCCAGGGTGCGGACCACGTCCGTGCCCAGGTCGCGCAGCGCCACTCCGTTCCCGACGCGGTCCTTGGTCTCGGTGGTCCACGCGATCCAGCGGCCCGTCTCGTCCAGGTCGTAGGCCGCCACGCTCCCCACGGTGGTCACCAGGCCCGTGGCCAGCTCGTACAGCAGCAGGTCGGCCCCGGAGCCCGCGGCCTCCCCCTCGTCCAGGGCGCGCTGCAGGACCAGGAAGCGCGGGCTCTCGCCCGCGAACTCGTGGCCGCGCACACGCTCGAAGCTCCGCGCCTCGCCGGTGGAGAGCTCCACCACGGTCACGCCGTTGTGCAGGGGCTTCTTGTCGCGCTTGGCCTTCTTCGCGGCCTCCGCGGTGGGGTAGGTGGTGAACGCCAGCCAGCGGCCGTCCCCCGACAATGCCACCGGACCGCGCGGTGCGGGTCCGAACGGGTTGAAGCCGGCGGGTCCGCTGGGCTCGCCGATCGGGAAGCGCCGCTCCTCGCCGTCGCCGGTCGGGCGCACCACCACCTCGGCGTCCCCCTCGTTCGGCACCACCTGGTAGGCGAACCACGCCCCGTCGTTCGAGACCTGCTGCCACCGGATGGACTTCCAGTCCGCGAGGTTGCTCGGATCGAGCGGAGGCAGCGCGGCCCCGCGCGGAGACGACGACCCGGCCATGCGGACGGCGGCGCCGTCCTGGGCCGCCGCCGGAGCGGCGAGCATGCCGGCCGCCACCAGGGCGGCGGTCAGACCGGCGAACCGGACCCGGTACGACGGGGAGGGACGGGGGCAAGCGGAGCGTACGGACGCGCGGCTGGACATGGGCGACTCCTGGGAGCGGTGCGTGCCCCACCAAGGTCCGGGAGGGCGGCCCGCCCCGCAACGGGTCGGAGGACGTGGCCCCTCCGGGCCCGTCGGTCGGCGCGGCCCGGGCCGCGGGCCGCGCGGGCCGGACGGCCTCAGCGGCGGTCGGCGACCGGGATGGGCCGGACCGGGACCCGCTCCGCCGGGGGCTCGGGCGCGACGGGCGCGGTCCCGGCCCGTTCCCGCAGCTCCCGTCGCAAGGCCTGCAGCTCGTGGCGGATGGCCTCCAGCTCGCGCTCCTGCTCGTCCTCCCCCGGGGCGAGCAGCCACGAGGAAAGGAAGGCAGTGTAGATGCCGAAGAGCCCGATCCCGGCCAGCATCAGCAACATGGCGAGGATCCGCCCGGTGTGCGTGACCGGATAGGTATCGCCGTAGCCGACCGACGTGGCGGTGACGATGCTCCACCAGATGGCGTCCGAGGCGCTGCGGATGTTGCCGCCGGCGGCGCGCTCGACGTGCAGCACCCCGATGCTCGCCACCCCCAGCACGACGATCGCGATGAGGATCGCCGCCAGCAGCGTGGTCTCGGCACGACGGGCGTTGCCCAGGAAGCGCGCGATCTCGCGGGCGGAGCGCACGCCGCGCAGGAGGCGCACGATCCGCGCCACGCGCGCCAGGCGCCCCCACTGCATCAAGCCCAGGGTGGGGATGCTCGACAGCAGGTCCAGCCACCCCCAGGTGAGGAAGTAGCGGCGGCGGTCCGGAGCGCGTCTCAGCGTGAGCGCGAAGTCGATCCCGAAGAAGACGCAGATGAGGAGGTCGAGACGGAGCAGCAGGGCGTGCTCCTCCTCCGAGAGCGGGATGGTCAGCTCGACGGAGAGCATGAACAGCACGAGCACCGACAACGCCAGGATGAAGACCTGGTAGGGTGTCGTGGTCGGACCCTCGGCTGGACCCTCACGGGGCAGGCGACGAACCGCAGCGGCCTTCACGCGCGTCCCTCGGAGTGGGTCGGACCTCACACTCTCGTCGGGGAAGGATCGGCTGGACGGGTGCGGCGGTTTAGCCGCTGCCGCGGCCGCGGGTCGGTTGTGCTAGGGCACCAGGGCCAGCCCCCCCGCCTGCTTGCCGACCTCCGCGCGCGCGACGCGCGTGTACGTCTCGAGGTCGATGACCTCCACCAGACCGGGCTCGCCCCCGATCCCCTCCACCGTGACGAGGGCGTAGCGGCTGTCCGGCGTGACGACCACGCCGTGGGTGACCTTCTGACCACTGTCGATGCGGGCCAGCTCGCGGCCACTGGCGCGGTCGAACACCGCCAGGTGCGCGCTGCCCTTCAGCGTGGCCAGGAGGCGGCTCCCGTCCGGGGTGAGCGCCAGGTTGTAGGGAGCGCCCTGGGCCGGGATGCGGCGCACCACCGACCAGTCCGCCAGGTCCACCTCCACGATCTCGTGGGACTTGTTGCAGGCCACGTAGAGGCGCGTCCCATCGTCGGTGGGCGCGGTCCAGGTGGGGGAGCACACCTGCATACCGCCCCCCGCCGGGGCGCCACCGGACATGTCGTGCATGGCGTGCATGTCGTGCGCGCCGTCCACCCGCACTTCAGCGCCCGTCACCAGGTCCAGGCGCCGCGTCACCTCCAGGGACACGGTGGACATCTCCACCAGCTGGTCGTCCATCATGCAGGCGGAGTAGTTGTACATGCCGTCCGGGGACATCCGCGACCCGTGCGGCATGGTGCACGTCTCGGTCTGCGCCACCTCGTCCATCGTGTGCGTGTCCACGATGGAGAGCGTGCTCGGCACGTGGTCGCCGTAGAAGTTGGAGTTGACGATGAACGCCAACGCCCCCTCCGGCGTCAGCGACACCGTGGCGGGGAACAATCCCAACTCCGACGTGCCGACGACCGTGTCGGCTCCCGCCTCGTACTTGAGCAGCGTGCCGTTGGGATAGCCATGCCCCAGCGTCAGATACCACCAGTCCCCGGAGGGGTCGAAGTAGATCCCGTGCGGCCCTTCGATCTCTGCGGGCCAACGGCCCACCCGCACGACCTTCTCCACCTCCAGCGAACCCCCGGCCTCGTACCGCAGCACCGTGACCTCGTCCTCGGACTCGGACGCCACGTACACCCGGTAGACCTGCGCCTCTGCCGGTCTCGCCGTCAGCGCACCGGCCCAGAGCGCCAGAGCCAGCCCCGCGATCGCCGCGGGCCCGCGCCGACGCCCTGCGTCGGTCTCCGCGCCCGCGCATCCCCTCCGCATGCCTCGGCGGGTCACGGGATCAGCCCCCGCCTCGGCTGCAGCTTGATGGCCCACAGGCCGGAGTGGTGCTCGGCGATGAACAGGTTGCCCTTGTGCATCTGCGGCCCCCAGGAGAACGGCGCGTTGGGCACGAAGCTGTCCGGATCGTTGGCCATGTAGTGCGCGATCTCGCGGCCCTGCTCGCCCAGGTCACCCTTGAGCTCGCCCGAGATGTCGATCACGCGCGTCCCGCCGTTGTAGAAGGCCGCGTAGAGGCGATCATCCTCGATCCACATGTTGTGGGAACCGGCCTCGGGGACCTCGTAGCGGGCCACCTCCTCGGGGTTCATGGGATCGGTGAAGTCCACCACGTGGATGTAGCCGGCCATGCGCGGCGGGGTGCGCTCGGCATCCAGGTCGTTGAAGCCGGGCCGCCCGATCTCGTCGCCCATGAAGATGTAGAACTTCCCCGTGGGGCTCTTGTACGGGAACGCCGCGTGGGTGGCACCGCCCACGTCCGCAAAGCGGTACATCAGCACCGGGTTGGAAGGGCTGCCGCCCTTGTTGCCGCCACCCACGTCGATCACGGCCACCCCATCTCCCCAGTTGGAGGAGTAGGCGATGCCGTCCACGATCCACACGTCGTGGATGGCGTGGCCGGGCGTATCCAGCTCGAAGCGGCCGACGCGGTGCGGATTCCGGGGATCCTCGATGCTGATGACGTCGAAGCGGACGCCGTTGTTCACGGCGTACACGTGGTTCTCGTAGATGAACAGGTTGTGCACGCCGCCGGTCAGCTCGTCGTCGAACGTGGAGAGGATCTCCACCTGCCGCGGGTTGCTGCAGTCCAGGATGACGATCCCGTTGCGCCGGTTGGAGGCGCCTTCGCGGGAGATGACGCAGATGCGGCCATCCTCGGACACCTTCACGTCGTTCGTGGTGCGCGCGTCCACGACCACCGAGTCCGTGAGCACGGGTGCGGCCGGGTCGGTCACGTCCCAGAAGTATGCGGCGCCGAAGGCGCCCCACGTACCGGTGATGGCATAGTCACGGCCGTCCACACCCTCCCAGACCCACAGATCGGACGTGGGCACGCCGCGCACGGCCCCCTGCCCCACGAACGTCACCTCCTCGCTCACGTGGCGCGGCTCGATGCGCAGCGTCTGCTGGGCCGTACGACCGGGAACGGTGGCCATCACCGTGTAGACGCCGGGCTTGTACGCGACGAAGCGCCCCTGCGGATCGATCTCGGCCGGCGGCACGTCCGCCGTGGCTTCCGGGGCCGGGTAGGCGAGCAGGCCGTAGGTGACGGGCATGTCCGCGACGGCGGTCCCGTTCGCGCGCGGGGTGGCGCGGAAGTGGATGACGTCCCCGATCCGACCGGTGCTCTGCGAGGCCTCGAGGGCGAGATCCGTGACGGGGTTGGCCTGCACGTCGTAGCGCACCTCACCCGCCACGCCCTCCGCGGTCGCCGCCACGGTCACACGGCCCGGTCGGTGTGCCGTGAGGATCCCGAACTCGTCCACCGTGGCGATGGACTCGTCGCTCGAGCGCCACGTCACCGGCGCGTCCGTCCGGACATCGTCGGCCTCGTCGTACACCGTGGCCAGGTGCCGCACGGAGGCGCCCACGTAGAAGCGCCCGCCGTCGCCGGGCTCCACCGCGACACGGTCGATGGGCGGATATTCCACCAGGATGGTCAGGTCGGCGCGGACGTTGCGGTCCCCCGCAGCCATCACGATGACGGGATACTCCCCGCCGTAGACGGCCTCCACCGCGCCCGTGGTGCGGTCGACGTCCAGCCGGCCTCG
It contains:
- a CDS encoding ion transporter, which gives rise to MKAAAVRRLPREGPAEGPTTTPYQVFILALSVLVLFMLSVELTIPLSEEEHALLLRLDLLICVFFGIDFALTLRRAPDRRRYFLTWGWLDLLSSIPTLGLMQWGRLARVARIVRLLRGVRSAREIARFLGNARRAETTLLAAILIAIVVLGVASIGVLHVERAAGGNIRSASDAIWWSIVTATSVGYGDTYPVTHTGRILAMLLMLAGIGLFGIYTAFLSSWLLAPGEDEQERELEAIRHELQALRRELRERAGTAPVAPEPPAERVPVRPIPVADRR
- a CDS encoding YncE family protein; amino-acid sequence: MRRGCAGAETDAGRRRGPAAIAGLALALWAGALTARPAEAQVYRVYVASESEDEVTVLRYEAGGSLEVEKVVRVGRWPAEIEGPHGIYFDPSGDWWYLTLGHGYPNGTLLKYEAGADTVVGTSELGLFPATVSLTPEGALAFIVNSNFYGDHVPSTLSIVDTHTMDEVAQTETCTMPHGSRMSPDGMYNYSACMMDDQLVEMSTVSLEVTRRLDLVTGAEVRVDGAHDMHAMHDMSGGAPAGGGMQVCSPTWTAPTDDGTRLYVACNKSHEIVEVDLADWSVVRRIPAQGAPYNLALTPDGSRLLATLKGSAHLAVFDRASGRELARIDSGQKVTHGVVVTPDSRYALVTVEGIGGEPGLVEVIDLETYTRVARAEVGKQAGGLALVP
- a CDS encoding prolyl oligopeptidase family serine peptidase encodes the protein MSSRASVRSACPRPSPSYRVRFAGLTAALVAAGMLAAPAAAQDGAAVRMAGSSSPRGAALPPLDPSNLADWKSIRWQQVSNDGAWFAYQVVPNEGDAEVVVRPTGDGEERRFPIGEPSGPAGFNPFGPAPRGPVALSGDGRWLAFTTYPTAEAAKKAKRDKKPLHNGVTVVELSTGEARSFERVRGHEFAGESPRFLVLQRALDEGEAAGSGADLLLYELATGLVTTVGSVAAYDLDETGRWIAWTTETKDRVGNGVALRDLGTDVVRTLDSDTKPYTQLAWADEGLALAVLRGTIDTTTSDTSFVALGWTGLDRGQVRTVTLDPAEARGFPTGLRISQAAAPEWSDDRAALFVGLTEPRTEKDSGNERPDVRPAAGTPGAMQSSPPDLSGEDDLPTLVLWHGRDPRLQSQQQVEESRDRRYSWLGAFRVADGSFARLATDEIREVDLLAGERYAVGYDQRDYALRDAIDGGRRRDVYALDARTGEATLLLRAQRWPVFPSPDGSKLLYYTDRHYHVYDFTTGRTRSITEGLPTSFVDVEDDHNVEDPPLAPMGWAADSRSVVLNDDWDVWRVPVDGGAAVNLTVDGRETGVRHPRRVAYDPEEKGIDFSKPVYFTAYGERTKKGGLERLRPGQRRTERLLWDDASFSVQRARDTETFVFARETFVTFPDWWAARGSFTSPTRLTDANPQQADFAWSAGARLVDYVSDKGDSLQAALFLPADYQPGQSYPTVVYIYEKLSQNLHSYSLPNETRAFNPSVYTSRGYAVLMPDIVYTINDPGMSAVWCVIPAVHAAIATGVVDEAHVGLHGHSWGGYQSAFLLTQTDLFAGIVSGAPLTDMVSMYSSIYWNTGSADMAIFESSQGRFKGNFIENYDAYIRNSPAFHADHATTPVVLLHNEKDGAVDFNQGITFFNTLRELEKDVVLLQYVGENHGLREPKNQKDYTGRMMEFFDHYLRGAPAPDWWTQGVPRLEMEDHLKARQKKPRAVS
- a CDS encoding Ig-like domain-containing protein, with the protein product MRAVPTVLSAAAFSLLLASGLGAQAAPARIELAESRLLLRPGQTAQIEARVLDANGNVLDEPLMYLARSGRGRLDVDRTTGAVEAVYGGEYPVIVMAAGDRNVRADLTILVEYPPIDRVAVEPGDGGRFYVGASVRHLATVYDEADDVRTDAPVTWRSSDESIATVDEFGILTAHRPGRVTVAATAEGVAGEVRYDVQANPVTDLALEASQSTGRIGDVIHFRATPRANGTAVADMPVTYGLLAYPAPEATADVPPAEIDPQGRFVAYKPGVYTVMATVPGRTAQQTLRIEPRHVSEEVTFVGQGAVRGVPTSDLWVWEGVDGRDYAITGTWGAFGAAYFWDVTDPAAPVLTDSVVVDARTTNDVKVSEDGRICVISREGASNRRNGIVILDCSNPRQVEILSTFDDELTGGVHNLFIYENHVYAVNNGVRFDVISIEDPRNPHRVGRFELDTPGHAIHDVWIVDGIAYSSNWGDGVAVIDVGGGNKGGSPSNPVLMYRFADVGGATHAAFPYKSPTGKFYIFMGDEIGRPGFNDLDAERTPPRMAGYIHVVDFTDPMNPEEVARYEVPEAGSHNMWIEDDRLYAAFYNGGTRVIDISGELKGDLGEQGREIAHYMANDPDSFVPNAPFSWGPQMHKGNLFIAEHHSGLWAIKLQPRRGLIP
- a CDS encoding DinB family protein; translation: MNGAAVIADLRRMIGRELDGLQRQLELYPDDASVWALPDGLPNSAGTLALHLVGNLRHFIGAHLGGTGYVRDREGEFGDRDLPRSELLARLDAARTEVLGALDGVDPEVLERPFTMPNGASAPIGRFLLHLAVHLGYHLGQLDYHRRVVTGDPASASMMGVQTLV